The proteins below are encoded in one region of Clostridium pasteurianum DSM 525 = ATCC 6013:
- the rpoC gene encoding DNA-directed RNA polymerase subunit beta' translates to MELNNFDALQIGLASPEKIREWSRGEVKKPETINYRTLKPEKDGLFCERIFGPMKDWECHCGKYKRVRYKGIVCDRCGVEVTKAKVRRERMGHIELAAPVSHIWYFKGIPSRMGLILDMSPRALEKILYFASYVVLDPKETALLKKQLLNEKEYREAVDKYGEDSFDAGMGAESIKRLLEEIDLEQLSIELKDDLKTSTGQKKIRIIRRLEVVESFRKSTNRPDWMIIDVIPVIPPDLRPMVQLDGGRFATSDLNDLYRRVINRNNRLKKLLDLGAPDIIVRNEKRMLQEAVDALIDNGRRGRPVTGPGNRPLKSLSDMLKGKQGRFRQNLLGKRVDYSGRSVIVVGPELKMYQCGLPKEMALELFKPFVMKKLVESGVAHNIKSAKRMVERVQPQVWDVLEEVISDHPVLLNRAPTLHRLGIQAFQPILVEGRAIKLHPLACTAYNADFDGDQMAVHVPLSVEAQAEARFLMLAAHNILKPSDGKPVCVPTQDMVLGSYYLTIDKDNVKGEGKSFSSPEEVIMAYQLGEVDVHAKVKVKLSKVIDGENIYRIIDTTPGKLLFNESIPQDLGFIDRSIPGNEFKLEVDFLVGKKNLGKIIDKCYLKHGPTKTSIMLDKIKAKGYHYSSIGAITVSTSDMTVPPEKKTLLNEAQMSVDKIEKLYRRGYISENERYERVIDVWTKTTEEVADALMNNLDRFNPIFMMADSGARGSKSQIKQLAGMRGLMANPSGKILEMPIKASFREGLDVLEYFISTHGARKGNADTALKTADSGYLTRRLVDVSQDVIVRVDDCGTDDGFEVSEIKEGSEVIEPLKERLTGRYSAEDIIDPKNKEIIVHKDSYMDVHSAEKVENAGVKKVKIRSVFTCNCKYGVCAKCYGMDMGTAQQIGIGEAVGIIAAQSIGEPGTQLTMRTFHTGGVAGADITQGLPRVEELFEARKPKGLAIVSEVSGTVRLEDTKKKRIVYIVTDTGEEVNYDIPFGSSLKVQNGDFINAGDEITEGSINPHDILRIKGVNAVKNYLLSEVQKVYRLQGVDINDKHLEVVVRQMTRKVKVEDSGDTELLPGTMIDIFDFNEANEKIEADDGEPAKGRIALLGITKAALATDSFLSAASFQETTRVLTDAAIKGKIDPLIGLKENVIIGKLIPAGTGLARYKNINIEDEKEIDEVLVKES, encoded by the coding sequence TTGGAATTAAATAATTTTGATGCTTTACAAATAGGATTGGCTTCACCTGAAAAAATAAGAGAATGGTCTAGAGGTGAAGTAAAGAAACCAGAAACAATAAATTATAGAACATTAAAGCCAGAAAAAGATGGTTTATTCTGTGAGAGAATATTTGGACCTATGAAGGATTGGGAATGTCATTGTGGTAAATATAAAAGAGTTAGATATAAGGGTATAGTATGTGATAGATGTGGTGTTGAAGTCACAAAGGCAAAGGTTAGACGTGAGAGAATGGGGCATATAGAACTTGCTGCTCCAGTATCTCATATATGGTATTTTAAGGGGATACCATCTCGTATGGGATTAATACTAGATATGTCTCCTAGAGCTTTAGAAAAAATACTTTATTTTGCATCTTATGTTGTTCTAGATCCAAAAGAAACAGCTTTATTAAAGAAACAACTTTTAAATGAGAAGGAATATAGAGAAGCTGTTGATAAATATGGTGAAGATAGTTTTGATGCTGGTATGGGAGCTGAATCAATTAAAAGATTGCTTGAAGAAATAGATTTAGAGCAATTGTCTATTGAATTGAAAGATGACTTAAAAACTAGCACAGGGCAAAAGAAAATTAGAATAATAAGAAGATTGGAAGTTGTAGAGTCTTTTAGAAAGTCAACTAATAGACCCGATTGGATGATTATTGATGTGATACCCGTTATTCCACCAGATTTAAGACCTATGGTGCAACTTGACGGGGGTAGATTTGCTACTTCTGATTTGAATGATCTTTATAGAAGAGTTATTAATAGAAATAATAGACTTAAAAAACTTTTAGATTTAGGAGCACCAGATATAATTGTAAGAAATGAAAAGAGAATGTTACAAGAAGCTGTAGATGCTCTTATCGATAATGGGAGAAGAGGAAGACCGGTTACTGGTCCAGGAAATAGGCCTTTGAAGTCTTTATCAGATATGTTGAAAGGTAAACAAGGTAGATTTAGACAAAATCTTCTTGGAAAACGTGTTGATTACTCAGGTCGTTCTGTTATAGTTGTTGGGCCAGAATTGAAAATGTATCAATGTGGTCTTCCAAAAGAAATGGCATTAGAATTATTTAAACCATTTGTAATGAAAAAACTTGTGGAAAGTGGAGTAGCACATAACATAAAGAGTGCAAAGAGAATGGTTGAAAGAGTTCAGCCGCAAGTTTGGGATGTTCTTGAAGAAGTAATATCAGATCACCCTGTATTGTTAAATCGTGCACCTACTCTGCATAGATTAGGAATCCAGGCATTCCAGCCAATATTAGTGGAAGGAAGAGCTATAAAATTACATCCACTTGCTTGTACTGCATACAATGCTGATTTTGATGGTGACCAAATGGCTGTCCATGTTCCTCTTTCTGTGGAAGCACAGGCAGAAGCAAGATTTTTAATGTTAGCAGCTCACAATATATTAAAGCCATCAGATGGTAAGCCGGTGTGTGTACCTACACAGGATATGGTATTAGGATCTTATTATCTAACAATTGATAAAGATAATGTTAAGGGAGAAGGAAAATCATTTTCTTCGCCTGAAGAGGTTATTATGGCATATCAATTGGGAGAAGTAGATGTTCATGCTAAAGTAAAGGTTAAATTATCTAAAGTTATTGATGGAGAAAATATATATAGAATAATAGATACTACCCCAGGAAAACTTTTATTTAATGAATCTATTCCTCAAGATTTAGGGTTTATTGATAGAAGCATTCCAGGAAATGAATTTAAATTGGAAGTTGATTTTCTAGTTGGTAAAAAGAATTTGGGTAAAATTATAGATAAATGCTATTTAAAACATGGGCCAACTAAAACATCTATTATGCTTGATAAGATAAAAGCAAAAGGATATCATTATTCATCCATAGGAGCTATAACGGTATCAACATCTGATATGACAGTTCCTCCAGAAAAGAAGACATTACTTAACGAAGCACAAATGTCTGTTGATAAAATAGAAAAATTATATAGAAGAGGATATATTTCTGAAAATGAGAGATATGAACGAGTAATAGATGTTTGGACAAAAACCACTGAAGAAGTTGCAGATGCCCTTATGAATAATTTGGATAGATTTAATCCTATATTTATGATGGCTGATTCAGGTGCTAGAGGTTCTAAAAGTCAAATTAAGCAGCTTGCCGGTATGAGAGGACTTATGGCTAATCCATCAGGTAAAATTCTTGAAATGCCAATTAAGGCATCTTTTAGAGAAGGTCTTGATGTACTTGAATACTTTATCTCAACACATGGAGCTAGAAAGGGTAATGCAGATACAGCACTTAAAACAGCGGATTCAGGATATCTTACTAGAAGACTTGTAGATGTATCTCAGGATGTTATTGTAAGAGTTGACGATTGTGGTACAGACGATGGTTTTGAAGTATCTGAAATAAAAGAAGGAAGCGAAGTAATAGAACCTTTAAAGGAGAGACTTACAGGAAGATATAGTGCTGAAGATATTATAGATCCTAAGAATAAAGAGATAATTGTGCATAAAGATTCATATATGGATGTGCATTCAGCTGAAAAAGTAGAAAATGCTGGAGTTAAAAAAGTAAAAATAAGATCTGTATTTACATGCAATTGCAAATATGGTGTATGTGCTAAATGTTATGGTATGGATATGGGAACAGCACAACAAATTGGTATTGGAGAGGCTGTTGGTATTATAGCAGCTCAGTCAATTGGTGAACCGGGAACACAATTGACAATGAGAACATTCCACACAGGTGGAGTTGCTGGAGCAGACATAACTCAAGGTCTTCCTAGAGTCGAAGAACTTTTTGAAGCAAGAAAACCAAAAGGTCTTGCAATAGTAAGTGAGGTTTCAGGGACTGTTAGACTTGAAGACACTAAGAAAAAGAGAATAGTTTATATAGTTACTGATACAGGAGAAGAAGTTAATTATGATATACCTTTTGGATCAAGTCTTAAAGTGCAAAATGGAGATTTTATAAATGCTGGAGATGAGATTACGGAAGGATCTATAAATCCACATGACATATTGAGAATAAAGGGCGTTAATGCGGTTAAAAATTATCTTCTATCAGAGGTTCAAAAAGTTTACAGATTGCAGGGTGTTGACATAAATGATAAACATCTTGAAGTTGTAGTTAGGCAAATGACTAGAAAAGTTAAAGTTGAAGATTCAGGAGATACAGAATTATTACCAGGTACAATGATTGATATCTTTGATTTTAATGAGGCAAATGAGAAAATAGAAGCTGATGATGGTGAACCAGCAAAGGGAAGAATTGCTTTGCTTGGTATAACAAAAGCAGCACTTGCAACAGATTCATTTTTATCAGCAGCCTCTTTCCAAGAGACAACTAGAGTTCTTACAGATGCAGCTATTAAGGGGAAAATTGATCCATTAATAGGTCTTAAGGAAAATGTAATTATTGGTAAACTTATACCAGCAGGTACAGGACTGGCAAGGTATAAAAATATAAATATAGAAGATGAAAAAGAAATTGATGAAGTTTTAGTAAAAGAAAGTTAA